In Enterobacter cloacae, a single window of DNA contains:
- the merR gene encoding MerR family transcriptional regulator, whose protein sequence is MQINFENLTIGVFAKAAGVNVETIRFYQRKGLLPEPDKPYGSIRRYGEADVTRVRFVKSAQRLGFSLDEIAELLRLEDGTHCEEASGLAEHKLKDVREKMADLARMEAVLSELVCACHARKGNVSCPLIASLQDGTKLAASARGSHGVTTP, encoded by the coding sequence ATGCAAATTAATTTTGAGAATCTGACCATTGGCGTTTTTGCCAAGGCGGCCGGGGTCAATGTGGAGACCATCCGGTTCTACCAGCGCAAGGGCCTGCTGCCGGAGCCAGACAAGCCCTATGGCAGCATTCGCCGCTATGGCGAGGCGGATGTAACACGAGTGCGGTTCGTGAAATCGGCCCAGCGGCTGGGCTTTAGCCTGGACGAAATCGCCGAGCTACTGCGGCTGGAGGATGGCACCCATTGCGAGGAAGCCAGCGGCCTGGCCGAGCACAAGCTCAAGGATGTGCGCGAGAAGATGGCCGACTTGGCACGCATGGAGGCCGTGCTGTCTGAACTGGTGTGCGCCTGCCATGCGCGGAAAGGGAACGTTTCCTGCCCGCTGATTGCGTCACTGCAAGACGGAACGAAGCTCGCTGCATCGGCGCGGGGGAGTCACGGGGTGACTACGCCTTAG
- the HCM1.178ac gene encoding DNA-binding protein, translated as MSEALKSLNNIRTLRAQGRELPLEVLEEILEKLNVIVDERRQEESSKAAELQARQEKLDALRKLMEEDGINPEELLGSFQAKSTATKKSREPRPAKYSFTDENGETKTWTGQGRTPKALAEQIAAGKSLDDFLI; from the coding sequence ATGTCTGAAGCACTCAAATCGTTAAACAATATTCGTACTCTTCGCGCCCAGGGCCGCGAGCTGCCTTTAGAAGTACTTGAGGAAATCCTCGAAAAGCTTAATGTCATTGTTGATGAGCGTCGTCAGGAAGAATCATCCAAAGCTGCCGAACTGCAAGCTCGTCAGGAGAAACTTGACGCCCTGCGTAAGTTAATGGAAGAAGATGGTATCAACCCGGAAGAGCTGCTTGGCTCATTCCAGGCCAAATCTACGGCTACCAAGAAAAGCCGTGAACCACGCCCGGCCAAATACTCATTTACTGATGAAAATGGCGAAACAAAAACGTGGACTGGACAGGGCCGTACCCCCAAAGCTCTGGCAGAACAAATTGCAGCCGGTAAAAGTCTTGATGATTTCCTGATCTAA
- a CDS encoding hypothetical protein (possible pseudo, frameshifted), with amino-acid sequence MRFVTPVKTVNSGPNRKYFGSGRGITWYNFVSDQYSGFHGIVIPGTLRDSIFVLEGLLEQQTGLNPVEIMTDTAGTSDIIFGLFWLLGYQFSPRLADAGEAVFWRADKAANYGALDKLARGCVDLSKIESHWDEMMRVAGSLKLGTIHASELIRSLLRSTRPSGLAQAIMEVGRVNKTLYLLNYIDDEDYRRRILTQLNRGEGRHAVARAICYGQRGEIRKRYREGQEDQLGALGLVTNAVVLWNTLYMQEALSHLRSIGEGPEDEHIARLSPLMHGHINMLGHYTFTLPEDIMKGELRPLNLNLNNELSP; translated from the coding sequence ATGCGTTTTGTCACGCCAGTGAAAACGGTGAATTCTGGCCCCAACAGAAAATACTTTGGTTCAGGGCGCGGCATCACCTGGTACAACTTTGTCTCTGACCAATATTCGGGTTTTCATGGCATAGTGATTCCTGGAACACTGCGGGATTCCATCTTTGTGCTGGAAGGGCTACTTGAGCAACAAACGGGACTAAACCCGGTTGAAATCATGACGGACACAGCAGGTACCAGTGACATTATCTTTGGCCTGTTCTGGCTACTGGGATACCAATTTTCACCTCGTCTGGCGGATGCGGGTGAGGCTGTGTTCTGGCGGGCCGACAAAGCAGCGAATTACGGGGCGTTGGACAAACTGGCGCGGGGTTGTGTTGACCTTTCTAAAATCGAAAGCCACTGGGATGAGATGATGCGGGTTGCCGGTTCGCTGAAGCTGGGCACTATTCATGCGTCAGAACTCATTCGATCGCTATTGAGAAGTACCCGACCGTCAGGGCTTGCTCAGGCAATAATGGAGGTCGGAAGAGTTAACAAGACACTGTATCTTCTCAACTATATTGATGATGAGGACTATCGTCGCCGGATCCTAACACAGTTGAACCGGGGTGAAGGCCGCCATGCCGTTGCAAGAGCCATCTGCTACGGTCAGCGTGGCGAGATCAGAAAACGTTACCGCGAGGGGCAGGAAGATCAGTTGGGTGCGCTGGGTCTGGTGACAAACGCAGTGGTGCTGTGGAATACGCTTTATATGCAGGAAGCCTTGTCGCACCTGCGCAGCATCGGGGAAGGGCCAGAGGATGAACATATCGCGCGGCTTTCGCCTCTGATGCACGGTCATATCAACATGCTGGGACATTATACGTTCACACTACCGGAGGATATTATGAAGGGGGAATTGAGGCCGTTAAATCTCAATTTAAACAATGAATTATCTCCTTAG